A genomic stretch from Achromobacter spanius includes:
- a CDS encoding CPBP family glutamic-type intramembrane protease, whose product MNNLPPSTPAGKTRFRSEVADFWRYIRHPRPLSRVSGRAAGRVGNGFLADWWPGIRPGRLLAWAGLLWALNLFALGPVAVMAAGLGGATHRIDPANLPWLTAVIWAPLVEEMLFRYGLRRPLQALWLVPALMPVVLYGPQLWTGLLLAAFMLLACWGVRPRDTMLTGWDTTWRRYYLKHFGLVFHLVALTFAAVHLTNFVYSKTPYWLMPLLVLPQWLTGLVLGWMRVRRGIGAAILLHATFNAGPILMIWAVMRWAPSIAK is encoded by the coding sequence ATGAACAACCTTCCGCCGTCCACGCCCGCTGGTAAAACCCGCTTTCGTTCAGAGGTTGCGGATTTCTGGCGCTACATCCGCCACCCGCGTCCGCTGTCGCGCGTGTCGGGGCGTGCGGCGGGGCGTGTGGGCAATGGCTTTCTGGCCGACTGGTGGCCGGGCATCCGCCCCGGGCGTCTCTTGGCCTGGGCAGGGTTGCTGTGGGCGTTGAATCTTTTTGCGCTGGGTCCCGTGGCCGTGATGGCTGCTGGCCTGGGCGGCGCCACCCACCGCATCGACCCGGCCAACCTGCCGTGGCTGACGGCGGTTATCTGGGCGCCGCTGGTTGAAGAAATGCTGTTTCGCTACGGCTTGCGCCGGCCTTTGCAGGCGCTTTGGTTGGTGCCCGCATTGATGCCCGTGGTCTTGTATGGCCCGCAACTGTGGACGGGGCTGCTGCTGGCGGCTTTTATGTTGCTGGCCTGCTGGGGCGTGCGTCCGCGCGACACGATGCTGACGGGCTGGGACACGACGTGGCGGCGCTATTACCTCAAGCACTTCGGCCTGGTGTTCCATCTGGTCGCGCTGACTTTCGCCGCGGTTCACTTGACCAACTTCGTCTATAGCAAGACGCCGTACTGGCTGATGCCGCTGCTGGTGTTGCCGCAATGGCTGACGGGGCTGGTGCTGGGCTGGATGCGCGTGCGACGCGGCATCGGCGCGGCCATCCTGCTGCACGCCACGTTCAACGCCGGCCCCATTTTGATGATCTGGGCCGTCATGCGTTGGGCGCCATCCATCGCCAAATAG
- the pth gene encoding aminoacyl-tRNA hydrolase: MSIPIRLIVGLGNPGPDYETTRHNAGFWLADHLADDLRTSFALEKSFFGMVAKSRLGADNVLLLKPITYMNKSGQAVGALARFYKLAPEQVLVLHDELDLLPGQVKLKQGGGHAGHNGLKDIQAVLGSPNFWRLRIGIGHPRTLGLAQQVADFVLHPPRRDEQKEIDAVIDRCRAVVPAMLAGDFPLATRQLHSGNVAG, from the coding sequence ATGTCTATTCCCATACGCCTCATTGTGGGATTGGGTAACCCCGGTCCCGACTACGAAACGACCCGGCACAACGCCGGCTTCTGGCTGGCCGACCATCTGGCGGACGATCTACGCACTTCTTTTGCGCTTGAGAAATCTTTTTTCGGCATGGTCGCCAAGTCGCGCCTGGGTGCGGACAACGTGCTGCTGCTCAAGCCCATCACCTATATGAATAAATCCGGCCAGGCCGTTGGTGCCTTGGCGCGCTTCTACAAGCTGGCGCCCGAACAGGTGCTGGTCTTGCATGACGAACTGGACCTGCTGCCCGGACAGGTCAAGCTCAAGCAAGGCGGTGGCCATGCGGGGCACAACGGCTTGAAGGACATACAGGCCGTGCTGGGCAGCCCCAACTTCTGGCGGCTGCGCATCGGCATCGGCCATCCGCGCACGCTGGGCCTGGCCCAGCAGGTGGCTGACTTCGTACTGCATCCCCCGCGGCGCGATGAGCAGAAAGAAATCGATGCCGTCATTGATCGCTGCCGCGCCGTGGTGCCGGCGATGCTGGCAGGCGATTTCCCGCTGGCCACGCGCCAACTGCATAGCGGCAACGTTGCCGGATGA
- a CDS encoding 50S ribosomal protein L25/general stress protein Ctc — protein MKFIATARSVQGSSASRRLRRAGRVPAIVYGGTAAPLNIELDHNEIYHALRKEEFHASILQMQLEGSKDEQVLLRSVQWHAYKPQVLHVDFQRVDANQALRTKVPLHFVNAEISPAVKLAGAIISHVTTELEITCLPKALPQFIEIDLTNILAGASIHLADIKLPMGVTYVPHGGEDNPLLAAAIVKGGGAAAADEAEEAAPAA, from the coding sequence ATGAAATTCATCGCCACTGCGCGTAGCGTCCAGGGTTCGAGTGCGAGCCGCCGCCTGCGCCGCGCGGGCCGCGTTCCCGCCATTGTCTATGGTGGTACGGCTGCCCCCCTGAACATCGAACTCGACCACAACGAGATCTATCACGCCCTGCGTAAGGAAGAATTCCACGCATCGATCCTGCAAATGCAGCTCGAAGGCTCGAAGGATGAGCAAGTGTTGTTGCGTTCGGTTCAATGGCACGCCTACAAGCCGCAAGTCCTGCACGTGGACTTCCAGCGCGTGGACGCCAACCAGGCTCTGCGTACCAAGGTGCCGCTGCACTTTGTCAACGCCGAAATCTCGCCCGCTGTGAAGCTGGCCGGCGCCATCATCAGCCACGTGACGACCGAACTGGAAATCACCTGCCTGCCGAAGGCTCTGCCCCAGTTCATCGAAATCGACCTGACCAACATCCTGGCCGGCGCTTCGATCCACCTGGCCGACATCAAGCTGCCCATGGGCGTCACCTACGTGCCCCACGGCGGTGAAGACAACCCGCTGCTGGCTGCCGCCATCGTCAAGGGCGGCGGTGCCGCCGCTGCCGACGAAGCCGAAGAAGCTGCCCCGGCTGCCTAA
- a CDS encoding ribose-phosphate pyrophosphokinase, whose translation MANDSFMIFTGTANTRLAVDVVNHLDMSLGKMTVGRFSDGEVMVEINENVRGKDVFVLQPTCAPTNDNLMEIMVMVDALRRASAGRITAAIPYFGYARQDRRPRSARVAISAKVVANMLQVAGVDRVLTMDLHADQIQGFFDIPVDNIYAGPILLGDIWRRNFSNLVVVSPDIGGVVRARALAKQLEADLAIIDKRRPRANVSEVMNIIGEVDGRTCIIMDDMVDTAGTLCKAAQALKDRGAGAVYAYCTHPVLSGGAIDRIEASELDELVVTDTIPLSEQGQASGKIRQLSCAALLGETILRISNAESVSSLFVD comes from the coding sequence ATGGCAAACGATAGCTTCATGATCTTCACGGGCACGGCCAACACTCGGCTGGCCGTGGACGTAGTCAACCACCTCGATATGTCCCTGGGCAAGATGACCGTTGGTCGCTTCTCAGACGGCGAGGTGATGGTCGAAATCAACGAGAACGTGCGTGGCAAGGACGTCTTCGTCCTGCAGCCCACCTGTGCGCCCACCAATGACAACCTGATGGAAATCATGGTCATGGTCGATGCCCTGCGCCGCGCGTCGGCCGGCCGCATCACCGCCGCGATTCCGTACTTCGGCTACGCCCGCCAAGACCGCCGCCCGCGCTCGGCGCGTGTCGCCATCTCGGCCAAGGTCGTGGCCAACATGCTGCAAGTGGCTGGCGTTGACCGCGTCCTGACGATGGACCTGCACGCTGACCAGATCCAGGGTTTCTTCGACATTCCCGTGGACAACATCTACGCCGGTCCGATCTTGCTGGGCGACATCTGGCGCCGCAATTTCTCGAACCTGGTCGTGGTGTCCCCGGACATCGGCGGCGTGGTTCGTGCCCGCGCGCTGGCCAAGCAACTGGAAGCCGACCTGGCCATCATCGACAAGCGCCGTCCGCGCGCCAACGTGTCGGAAGTGATGAACATCATTGGTGAAGTCGACGGCCGCACCTGCATCATCATGGACGACATGGTCGACACCGCCGGCACGCTGTGCAAGGCGGCCCAGGCCCTGAAAGACCGCGGCGCCGGCGCCGTTTACGCCTATTGCACGCACCCCGTGCTGTCGGGCGGCGCCATTGACCGCATTGAAGCGTCGGAACTGGACGAACTGGTCGTCACCGACACCATCCCGCTCTCCGAGCAAGGCCAGGCCAGCGGCAAGATCCGCCAGTTGTCGTGCGCCGCGCTGTTGGGCGAGACCATTCTGCGTATCTCGAACGCGGAATCGGTCAGCTCGCTGTTCGTCGACTGA
- the ispE gene encoding 4-(cytidine 5'-diphospho)-2-C-methyl-D-erythritol kinase encodes MTLYDVPAPAKLNLFLHVVGRRADGYHLLQTVFRFIDLCDTLHFDARADGVISRATELAGVSEADDLTLRAARALQHATGTRQGVQIGLEKRIPQGGGLGGGSSDAATVLIALNKLWNTGLTRRELMDLALPLGADVPVFVFGQSAFAEGVGEALTAVTLPDRAYLVAQPDSSVPTVGIFSAPDLTRDSSYITIADFLASPTFSFGKNDLEPVVHRLYPEVSRASRWLAEQGYPVRMSGSGACLFAEFSELSEAVLAKAKISAIMRGAVETNSTSHPRFRLVQACTGLTEHPLRNWIAR; translated from the coding sequence AACCGTCTTCCGCTTCATCGACCTGTGCGACACGCTGCATTTCGACGCGCGCGCTGATGGCGTCATCAGCCGGGCCACCGAGCTTGCCGGCGTGTCCGAAGCCGATGACTTGACCTTGCGTGCCGCGCGCGCCTTGCAGCACGCCACCGGCACGCGCCAGGGCGTGCAAATCGGCCTTGAGAAACGTATTCCGCAGGGCGGTGGGTTGGGAGGTGGTTCCAGCGACGCGGCCACAGTGCTGATCGCGTTGAACAAGCTGTGGAACACCGGGCTTACGCGGCGCGAGCTCATGGATCTGGCCTTGCCCCTGGGGGCCGACGTGCCGGTCTTCGTGTTCGGGCAATCGGCGTTCGCGGAAGGCGTGGGCGAGGCACTCACTGCCGTGACGCTGCCTGATCGCGCCTATCTGGTGGCGCAACCGGACAGCAGCGTGCCGACGGTTGGAATATTCTCAGCCCCCGATTTGACAAGGGATTCTTCTTACATCACAATAGCGGACTTTCTTGCTTCGCCAACTTTTTCCTTCGGGAAAAACGACTTGGAGCCGGTGGTTCACCGTCTTTATCCTGAAGTTTCCAGGGCATCGCGGTGGCTTGCAGAACAGGGTTACCCTGTACGCATGTCGGGATCAGGCGCGTGTTTATTCGCCGAATTCTCTGAACTTTCCGAAGCCGTTTTGGCGAAAGCAAAAATATCCGCTATAATGCGCGGCGCTGTTGAAACAAACAGCACATCGCATCCACGGTTTCGGTTAGTGCAGGCTTGTACTGGTTTAACTGAACATCCGTTGCGGAATTGGATTGCAAGATAG